A genomic segment from Toxotes jaculatrix isolate fToxJac2 chromosome 6, fToxJac2.pri, whole genome shotgun sequence encodes:
- the mysm1 gene encoding histone H2A deubiquitinase MYSM1: protein MEDEVDVDIEGDETDGGMNELDGGGLVQDQFLQSAWTSSAGILPWELDSSISPENREVIERMLLEEQYYLTGKEIPDHIWESDSNNKPKVKSSRAKTSATGSGSSSRWSKQEKDLFEEGLAQFGRRWTKIAKLVDSRTVLQVKSYARQYFKQKAKSEPRSAAPSAGPALHPPQPTSSHMPTLANTVRIEKLSEDEDEDVDITDDLSDDGDAGDKSQAVLKTESCEPERPTGTEIQMDRPTGEQKETGQAEVESTQETKHCQSHVSAPPQSHQSSSSFPRSEELAVSETRDETASPLCPQTDSEQMNDEHEGQSSQSESSAQTGQLGEACSDGMDPADKVEQILNQRSEEGLDEAEEDEDEEEEEEEEEEELKVPEQEIDMDKETITEDEKQAIPEFFEGRPSKTPERYLKIRNYILDQWLKSKPKYLNKTSVRPGLKNCGDVNCIGRIHTYLELIGAINFDCEQAVYNRPKVVDRSKHKEGKDVLEAYQLAQRLQSMRTRKRRVRDIWGNWCDAKDLEGQTYEHLSAEELALRREEMKKQPRPCKMSRHRGSFDPFQLIPCRSFGEDVQEPFQVTVCAETLLIMDMHAHVSRGEVIGLLGGTFNEEEKVLKICAAEPCNSVSTGLQCEMDPVSQTQACDVLSSLGFSVVGWYHSHPSFHPNPSVRDINTQDQFQSYFSRGGAPFIGMIVSPYDPANPSPHSQTTCLLVKEIQEPSGPQKLPYRFDFLPSQDIPDWEQTRRRAQWIIHKYSQTPGSVQMDRLFRKDSHLTCLEKMLSSLAKYLEPLPDEEGDPFLTQIQALFQSDFIAKQQHEEGDSLNTSSRPVDSDDFAFDQLISEDRPQEGAGGDSDQDSGRASGYGGQATTDTTSETNSNTVLHLGSVLSTEHDYLL, encoded by the exons ATGGAGGACGAGGTGGATGTTGACATCGAGGGAGACGAGACTGACGGCGGCATGAA CGAGCTGGACGGAGGAGGTCTAGTCCAGGATCAGTTCTTGCAGTCTGCGTGGACGAGCAGCGCTGGGATACTG CCGTGGGAGCTGGACAGCTCCATCAGCCCCGAGAACAGGGAGGTGATAGAGAGGATGCTTCTGGAGGAGCA ATACTACCTGACAGGTAAGGAGATTCCTGACCACATTTGGGAAAGTGACTCTAACAACAAGCCCAAAGTGAAGAG TTCTCGAGCCAAGACCTCGGCCACAGGCTCGGGATCCTCCTCTCGTTGGTCCAAACAGGAGAAAGACCTGTTTGAAGAAGGACTG GCTCAGTTTGGTCGCAGGTGGACTAAGATCGCCAAGTTGGTGGACAGCCGTACTGTGCTTCAGGTGAAGAGCTACGCCCGACAGTATTTTAAACAAAAG gcgaAATCAGAACCCAGAtctgcagctccctctgcaGGACCTGCACTGCACCCACCTCAGCCCACATCCAGTCACATGCCCACTCTGGCCAACACTGTCCGTATAGAGAAGCTTTCCGAGGATGAGGACGAGGATGTGGACATCACCGATGACCTGAGCGATGATGGAGACGCTGGGGATAAATCGCAGGCTGTGCTCAAAACCGAGTCCTGTGAGCCAGAGCGGCCGACGGGCACCGAGATCCAGATGGACCGTCCCACAGGAGAGCAGAAAGAGACAGGTCAGGCTGAGGTGGAGAGCACCCAGGAGACAAAGCACTGTCAGAGCCACGTCTCTGCACCTCCACAAAGTCATCAGTCCTCGTCTTCTTTCCCTCGCTCAGAGGAGCTTGCTGTCTCCGAGACAAGAGACGAGACAGCGTCGCCTCTTTGCcctcagacagactcagagcAAATGAATGATGAGCACGAGGGCCAGAGCTCCCAGTCTGAGAGCTCAGCACAGACCGGTCAACTGGGAGAAGCCTGTAGTGATGGGATGG ACCCTGCTGATAAGGTCGAGCAGATTCTGAATCAGAGATCAGAAGAAGGCCTGGATGAggctgaggaggatgaggatgaggaagaggaggaggaggaggaggaggaggagcttaAGGTACCTGAGCAGGAAATTGACATGGACAAAGAGACCATCACTGAGGATGAGAAACAAGCTATTCCAGAGTTCTTTGAGGGACGACCATCTAAGACCCCTGAAAGATATTTGAAGATCAGAAACTACATCCTGGATCAATG GTTGAAGAGCAAACCAAAGTACCTGAACAAGACATCTGTTCGTCCAGGCCTGAAGAACTGTGGGGACGTCAACTGCATTGGGAGAATACACACCTACCTGGAACTGATCGGAGCCATCAACTTTGACTGTG AGCAAGCAGTGTATAATCGCCCGAAGGTGGTGGACCGCTCCAAGCATAAGGAGGGCAAAGACGTGCTTGAGGCCTATCAGCTCGCCCAGAGACTGCAGAGCATG CGGACCAGGAAGCGCCGTGTGAGGGACATATGGGGAAACTGGTGTGATGCCAAAGACTTGGAGGGACAGACATACGAG CATCTCAGTGCTGAGGAACTCGCTCTGcggagagaggagatgaagaagcaGCCGAGACCCTGCAAGATGTCCAGACACAGAGG GTCTTTCGATCCCTTCCAGCTGATTCCCTGCAGGTCTTTTGGAGAGGATGTACAG GAACCTTTCCAGGTTACTGTGTGTGCGGAGACTCTTCTCATCATGGACATG CACGCCCATGTGTCACGGGGGGAAGTCATCGGTCTGCTTGGCGGGACTTTTaatgaggaagagaaagtaCTGAAG aTCTGTGCAGCAGAGCCATGTAACAGTGTAAGTACAGGTTTGCAGTGTGAGATGGACCCCGTGTCTCAGACGCAAGCCTGCGATGTGCTGTCGTCCCTGGGCTTCAGTGTGGTGGGCTGGTACCACTCGCATCCCTCCTTCCACCCCAACCCTTCCGTGCgggacataaacacacaggacCAGTTCCAG AGTTACTTCTCACGTGGCGGAGCCCCCTTCATCGGTATGATAGTGAGCCCATATGACCCAGCCAATCCATCTCCCCACTCCCAAACCACCTGTCTGTTGGTAAAAGAGATCCAGGAGCCCTCAGGCCCCCAGA AGCTGCCATACAGATTTGACTTCTTACCATCACAAGACATCCCAGACTGGGAACAGACGAGGAGGAGAGCTCAGTGGATCATCCACAAATACTCTCAAACACCTGG GAGTGTGCAGATGGACAGATTATTCCGGAAAGACTCTCATCTCACCTGTTTGGAGAAG ATGCTGTCATCTCTCGCCAAGTACCTGGAGCCCCTGCCGGATGAGGAGGGAGACCCCTTCCTCACCCAGATCCAGGCCCTTTTCCAGTCAGACTTTATTGCCAAGCAGCAACACGAAGAGGGAGACTCTTTAAATACCTCATCCAGACCAGTGGACTCAGATGACTTTGCttttgatcagctgatcagcgAGGACAGGCCCcaggaaggagcaggaggagactCTGATCAGGATTCTGGCAGAGCTTCGGGCTACGGTGGACAGGCCACCACAGACACAACctcagagacaaacagcaacacagtgtTACACCTAGGCTCAGTGTTATCAACTGAACATGACTATTTACTGTGA